Genomic window (Gammaproteobacteria bacterium):
CATCAGCGGACCGATCCGCACGAGGCCGTCTGCCAGGGAATACTCGGTGTGCAGGTGCAGGTGGATGAATCCGACGGAGTCCGCCATTGCGCTTTCGGGTTCTGCGTCGTTCATCGACCCGTGTAGCGGCTTTCCGTACCCCGGCACCGCAGGGCGCTCAACACGGGCGCGAAGCTGCGGCGATGGCACGGGCACGGGCCGCGTTCAGCCAGTGCGCGGACGTGGTCCCTCGTCGGGTAGCCCTTGTGTCGCGCAAAGCCATAACCGGGGTGAATCGCATCAAGTTCGATCATCTCGCGATCGCGGGTGACCTTCGCCAGGATGGACGCCGCACTGATCGCTTCGACCGTGGCATCACCCTTGACGATTGCTGTCGCGGGTATGGGCAGCCGGGGGCACCGGTTGCCATCCACCAGCACATGGTCCGGCACGGTGTCGAGCGCAGCGACCGCCCTTTGCATGGCTAGCATCGTGGCCTGAAGGATATTGACCTCGTCGATCTCCTTCGGTCCGGCGCTGGCCACCGCCCAGGAGAGACATTTCTCCGTGATCTCCTCGGCCAGTCGCCGGCGCTTCGCAACCCCGATCGCCTTGGAATCCGCCAGCCCGCGAATCGGCCTGTCCGGATCCAGCACTACCGCCGCGGCCACTACCGGCCCTGCCAGCGGCCCTCTTCCCGCCTCGTCGACGCCTGCCACCAGGCCGAACCTCTCGATACCCCCTGTTCCGTTCATGTTCCCCTCACATTCTAGCGCGGCACCGGGACCGAACGACCCGGACATTTCCGCGTCACCGTAAACCCCCTATACTTCGCGTTGATCTCACTGATGGCAAACCTCTATGCCGACACTCAGAACCGCTGTGATCGGCGTGGGTTACCTTGGCAGGTTCCACGCTGAAAAGTTTGCCATGCTACCGCAAAGCGAACTGGTTGCGGTGGCGGATTCCCGTGAGGAGAGCGCTGCGGAGGTGGCGAACAGACTGGGCGTGGACGCCGTCACGGATTACCGGGACCTGCTGGGTCGCGTCGATGCCGTCAGTATCGTCGTCCCCACGCGATCGCACTTTTCCATCGCGCGCGACTTCCTCGGGCACGGTACCCATGTGCTGATCGAAAAACCCATGACCAGCACGGTGGAAGAGGCCGGCGATCTGATCGATCTGGCGCGCGAAAAGGGTCGCGTGCTGCAGGTCGGTCACCTCGAGCGCTTCAACAACGCCATCCTCGATCTCGACCGGGTCCTCGACCGGCCGATGTTCATCGAGTCGCACCGCGTGGCGCCGTTCAAGCCGCGCGGTACGGACGTAAGCGTCATTCTCGACCTGATGATCCACGACATCGACATCATTCTGAACATGGTGGGGGCGGATCTCGACCGTATCGACGCCAGCGGCGTTCCGGTGCTCTCGGACGAGGTCGATATCGCCAACGCGCGCCTGGTGTTCGAGAATGGCTGCGTCGCCAACGTGACGGCGAGCCGGATCAGCATGAAATCCGAGCGCAAGATGCGCATCTTCCAGCACGACGCCTATATCTCGGTGGACTTCCAGGAACGGGTGCTGAGCATCCACCGCAAGGGGGACGGTGAGATGTTCCCCGGGATCCCCGACATCGAGAGCGAGCAGACGCGTCACGAGGACGGCGACGCGCTGAGAACGGAGATCGATCACTTTCTACATGCAGCGATCGAGGGCCGCGAACCGCTGGTCACCGGTGAAGACGGCAAGCGGGCCCTGGAGGCGGCCATGCGAATCACCGAGCTTCTATCCAGCCAGAAACCGGTGTCCCCCGCGAACTCAGGTTCGGACTGACCCGATCGAGGCACAAAGGAGCGCCGCAGATGATCCCGATGGTAGACCTCAAGCGACAATACCGGGAGATCGCCGGGGAAATCGATGCCGCACTGCGCCAGGTGATCGACGGCACCCGTTTCATCCTCGGTCCTAATGTCTCGGCCTTCGAACAGGAGTGCGCGGAATACCTCGGCGCCCCGCATGCGGTCGCATGCGCCTCGGGGACCGACGCGCTCATGCTCGCGCTACGCGCCGCCGGCATCGGCGACGGCGACGAGGTCATCACCTCACCTTTCACGTTCATCGCCACGGCCGAGGCGATCCGCCATGTCGGCGCAAACCCCGTCTTCGTGGACATCGATCCGCGGAGTTTCAACCTCGACCCCGATCTCATCGAGGCAACGGTGACCCGGCACACCCGCGCGGTGCTGCCGGTCCATCTGTTCGGCCAGCCCGCGGACATGGAACACATAACAAGGCTGTGCGAGCGGTATGGGCTTCAACTTATCGAGGACTGCGCCCAATCGTTCGGTGCGAGTCTTCCAGACGGTCGCATGGCGGGCGGTATCGGTGACTTCGGCGCCTTCAGCTTCTTTCCCAGCAAGAACCTCGGGGGATATGGTGACGGAGGGCTGGTAACCGCACGCTCGGAGGAGCACGCAGTGAAACTGCGGGCCCTTCGCAACCACGGCAGCTTCAAGCAATATCGCCACGACATGATCGGCTACAACAGCCGGCTCGACGAGATGCAGGCGGCCATCCTGCGGGTGAAACTCGGGAGAATCGACGACTACAACGAGAACCGGCGGCGAGTCGCCGCACGATACGGATCGCTGCTCGAGGGGACGGGGATCGTCATGCCGCGGGAGACGGACCACGGCCGCCACGTGTATCACCAGTACACGATACTCACGGACAGACGAGACAGGATCCAGACCGCCCTGAGGGATGCGGAGATCGCCTCGGCCATCTACTACCCGGTACCGCTGCACCGGCAGAAGG
Coding sequences:
- the rnhB gene encoding ribonuclease HII, encoding MNGTGGIERFGLVAGVDEAGRGPLAGPVVAAAVVLDPDRPIRGLADSKAIGVAKRRRLAEEITEKCLSWAVASAGPKEIDEVNILQATMLAMQRAVAALDTVPDHVLVDGNRCPRLPIPATAIVKGDATVEAISAASILAKVTRDREMIELDAIHPGYGFARHKGYPTRDHVRALAERGPCPCHRRSFAPVLSALRCRGTESRYTGR
- a CDS encoding Gfo/Idh/MocA family oxidoreductase — its product is MPTLRTAVIGVGYLGRFHAEKFAMLPQSELVAVADSREESAAEVANRLGVDAVTDYRDLLGRVDAVSIVVPTRSHFSIARDFLGHGTHVLIEKPMTSTVEEAGDLIDLAREKGRVLQVGHLERFNNAILDLDRVLDRPMFIESHRVAPFKPRGTDVSVILDLMIHDIDIILNMVGADLDRIDASGVPVLSDEVDIANARLVFENGCVANVTASRISMKSERKMRIFQHDAYISVDFQERVLSIHRKGDGEMFPGIPDIESEQTRHEDGDALRTEIDHFLHAAIEGREPLVTGEDGKRALEAAMRITELLSSQKPVSPANSGSD
- a CDS encoding DegT/DnrJ/EryC1/StrS family aminotransferase, with the translated sequence MIPMVDLKRQYREIAGEIDAALRQVIDGTRFILGPNVSAFEQECAEYLGAPHAVACASGTDALMLALRAAGIGDGDEVITSPFTFIATAEAIRHVGANPVFVDIDPRSFNLDPDLIEATVTRHTRAVLPVHLFGQPADMEHITRLCERYGLQLIEDCAQSFGASLPDGRMAGGIGDFGAFSFFPSKNLGGYGDGGLVTARSEEHAVKLRALRNHGSFKQYRHDMIGYNSRLDEMQAAILRVKLGRIDDYNENRRRVAARYGSLLEGTGIVMPRETDHGRHVYHQYTILTDRRDRIQTALRDAEIASAIYYPVPLHRQKVFAEDWRDIPLPVAESVAQKCLSLPIFPELTDEEIERIAAVIRDAL